The DNA window ATATCccttttgtaaaataaataagattatatgaTTTCTGTAACTTAAATTGTTTCTGTAAACATATgacacttttatatatttctctgtatatcttttttctttatcaaataTCAGCCACCGATGTAGAAGAGTTTAAAAATGAACgcgatatatttgatatataattaatattaaaagtataatatctttatatgtaAAGATACATTAATAGcatgtttaattttacttaactATAAATACGTTTTTGGCGCACCGCAACTGATGGCAAGTTGAaagagtataaataaaaaaagcttgaaattgattatttaagaACTGGTTAAGAAAAACCGTTTACTTACCGCTATCGTAAACGCGGCAGTCCGTCGAAGATATCCTCGATTTCTTCCCTTCGTCCGAACACCGATAATACCAGCATTATACGATTGTGATACCATCGGTGATAAATGGCATGCTTACCGAGGGCTGTAAACTTCGCCTCGTtctcgagatattttaaatgcttATGATCGAATCCTCGTAAAACTATTATGTCTTCCCTACGAGCATAATTtaacacattatatatattcgccTCTATGCTGTATGTATAAGTACGTGTGTGTAAAAATCATACGTCTTAAATTTGAaactatatgtaaaaaaaattcacgtaaaatatttactaaacgatgaaattaacacaaaaacaGAGGGGCCCAATTCtctaacgagaaacgtatgcgcaaactctgctctaacagaaaggctgcaaattgattggctatcgcacagtttttagccaataagcttgcagtttttctgttagagcagagtttacGCATATACGTTTGTTGTTAGAGAATCGGGCCCCCAGAAACTTGGTACTCATTACCCAGATTTCTGCCATTGAGCAACATAAGGATTCTTTGCCCGATCGGCTACTAATTCGTTGTAAAGTGCAAGTATACTACGTGCTATCTACaaacaaataatgaaatgCATATTAAAGCTCCGAATAactgcattattattttaaattattcagcactttattttaaaacacacacgtatatgtatatacatataaaaatagatatatatttaataaatacttgaaCTTATATTCACatttaatatactatatatatataacgggctaaaattttttaataattattttaattcttaccaCACTTGCTGCTATTCCTAATTCCATAGCAATATCAGTATTGAGTATTGAATAAAAGACATATTCGTCGAGTCCGACATGTCTTCTA is part of the Temnothorax longispinosus isolate EJ_2023e chromosome 12, Tlon_JGU_v1, whole genome shotgun sequence genome and encodes:
- the LOC139823333 gene encoding uncharacterized protein, which translates into the protein MKNQNKNGKRCCNNKFSTSDKALNRKIKINFKKILELNSKWTIIYNKRNRKYRIVRREVRRHVGLDEYVFYSILNTDIAMELGIAASVIARSILALYNELVADRAKNPYVAQWQKSGEDIIVLRGFDHKHLKYLENEAKFTALGKHAIYHRWYHNRIMLVLSVFGRREEIEDIFDGLPRLR